From Halomarina salina, the proteins below share one genomic window:
- a CDS encoding acyl-CoA dehydrogenase family protein, whose translation MIGEDTSLTEAEREYLEETVETLRSDVFVGDLDQDHFRALDENRESAADWQEFVSRAGDAGLLGISVPEEYNGGGLGVVETVLAEQALGYAGTIVHACQVSLTQHIGRTLYEHGSDHVRDTYLKPLLDGEVVLAQAFTEPSSGTDMAHLDTSARREGEEWVLNGEKRFVDFARYGDLFVVPARTGGEAGDRDGLSILLVEGDADGLSIEMDLSDWHGFRGTGAAWIRFDDVHVPAENVVGDPGAAWSYLTNELNLEHLTIARYCLGAAERALEIAANYTDNRIVNERPLSRYQAVNHGIADAATKLDAAYLLNTRAARLLDEGGLSAGRMEGAMAKAFGNDAAHEVADTAMQVMGGVGTTTLYPVERIQRDVRAGRFLGGASEVMRSIVQHDAYDELRDDAFAGEYVGAELDGTPWVEQR comes from the coding sequence ATGATAGGTGAAGACACATCACTCACCGAGGCGGAGCGAGAGTACCTCGAGGAGACGGTCGAGACGCTGCGCAGCGACGTGTTCGTCGGCGACCTGGACCAGGACCACTTCCGCGCGCTCGACGAGAACCGCGAGTCCGCGGCCGACTGGCAGGAGTTCGTCTCGCGGGCCGGCGACGCGGGCCTGCTCGGCATCTCGGTCCCGGAGGAGTACAACGGCGGGGGCCTGGGCGTCGTGGAGACCGTCCTCGCGGAACAGGCGCTGGGGTACGCCGGCACCATCGTCCACGCCTGTCAGGTGTCGCTGACCCAGCACATCGGTCGAACGCTGTACGAACACGGCAGCGACCACGTGCGGGACACCTACCTGAAACCGCTCCTCGACGGCGAGGTGGTGCTCGCGCAGGCGTTCACCGAACCGAGCAGCGGCACCGACATGGCTCACCTCGACACCAGCGCCCGACGCGAGGGCGAGGAGTGGGTGCTGAACGGCGAGAAGCGGTTCGTCGACTTCGCGCGCTACGGCGACCTGTTCGTCGTCCCGGCCCGGACCGGCGGCGAGGCGGGCGACCGCGACGGCCTCTCCATCCTCCTCGTCGAGGGCGACGCCGACGGTCTCTCCATCGAGATGGACCTCTCGGACTGGCACGGGTTCCGGGGGACCGGCGCGGCGTGGATACGGTTCGACGACGTTCACGTCCCCGCGGAGAACGTCGTCGGCGACCCCGGCGCGGCGTGGTCGTACCTCACGAACGAACTGAACCTCGAACACCTCACCATCGCGCGGTACTGTCTCGGTGCGGCCGAGCGCGCCCTCGAGATCGCGGCGAACTACACCGACAACCGCATCGTCAACGAGCGGCCGCTCTCGCGGTACCAGGCGGTCAACCACGGTATCGCCGACGCGGCGACGAAACTCGACGCGGCGTACCTCCTCAACACCCGCGCCGCCCGGCTACTGGACGAGGGGGGCCTCTCGGCGGGCCGGATGGAGGGGGCGATGGCGAAGGCGTTCGGGAACGACGCGGCCCACGAGGTGGCCGACACCGCGATGCAGGTGATGGGTGGGGTCGGGACGACCACGCTCTACCCCGTCGAGCGCATCCAGCGCGACGTTCGTGCGGGTCGCTTCCTCGGCGGAGCCAGCGAGGTGATGCGCAGCATCGTCCAGCACGACGCCTACGACGAACTCCGTGACGACGCGTTCGCCGGCGAGTACGTCGGTGCCGAACTGGACGGTACGCCGTGGGTCGAACAGCGATGA
- a CDS encoding FAS1-like dehydratase domain-containing protein → MPSKSVDELQGLVGETRRTVSEFVVERGKVAEFARAIHDPADVYLDERAAVAAGYETIPAPPTFVRTAYFPRYRPDDTDQGLGFHEDLGFHQPRTVHGEQRYEYDRPLLLGDELTGRTTLEDVFERDGRRGGTLTFAVLRTDFTDTAGEHVVSDWNTRIETGRAIEGERE, encoded by the coding sequence GTGCCATCGAAATCGGTCGACGAGCTACAGGGCCTCGTCGGTGAGACGAGACGGACGGTGTCGGAGTTCGTGGTCGAACGGGGCAAGGTCGCGGAGTTCGCCCGCGCCATCCACGACCCCGCCGACGTCTACCTCGACGAACGGGCCGCCGTCGCCGCCGGATACGAGACGATTCCCGCGCCGCCCACGTTCGTCCGGACGGCGTACTTCCCGCGGTACCGGCCGGACGATACCGACCAGGGACTCGGCTTCCACGAGGACCTCGGCTTCCACCAGCCGCGGACCGTCCACGGCGAGCAGCGCTACGAGTACGACCGGCCGCTCCTCCTCGGCGACGAACTGACGGGCCGGACGACGCTGGAGGATGTCTTCGAACGGGACGGGAGACGAGGCGGAACGCTCACGTTCGCCGTCCTCCGCACGGACTTCACCGACACGGCGGGCGAGCACGTCGTCTCGGACTGGAACACCCGCATCGAGACGGGACGGGCCATCGAGGGGGAGCGCGAATGA
- a CDS encoding MaoC family dehydratase, with product MSDHSVGDTVERTVEGIERADFVRYAGASGDFNPIHFDEPHARSSGYESPFGQGMFTSGVASRAVREAFGLQGLREFETRFVSQVWPGDDLTTTVAVTAVEETDAGDRVEADVTVTDQDGETVVEGRAVAVV from the coding sequence ATGAGCGACCACAGCGTCGGGGACACCGTCGAGCGGACCGTCGAGGGAATCGAGCGTGCCGACTTCGTGCGTTACGCCGGCGCGAGCGGCGACTTCAACCCCATCCACTTCGACGAACCGCACGCGCGGTCGTCGGGCTACGAGTCGCCGTTCGGCCAGGGGATGTTCACGAGCGGCGTCGCCTCGCGCGCCGTCCGCGAGGCGTTCGGCCTCCAGGGGCTCCGCGAGTTCGAGACGCGGTTCGTCTCGCAGGTCTGGCCGGGCGACGACCTGACGACGACCGTCGCGGTGACCGCCGTCGAGGAGACCGACGCCGGCGACCGTGTCGAGGCCGACGTGACGGTCACCGACCAGGACGGCGAGACGGTCGTGGAGGGGCGGGCGGTCGCCGTCGTCTGA
- a CDS encoding CaiB/BaiF CoA transferase family protein codes for MPLSDVRVVECGQVIAGPLTGTFLGDLGADVVKVEPHRGELFRTDRRQLDGEPFNPGFELYNRNKRSLSLDLKADAGQESLHDLVEVADVFVQNWPPGVAERLGADYETLSEVNEDLVYVHVTGFGETGPLAKNPGMDTVVQHVSGFTSLMGDGLDEGPPIRSQSSLGDVYAAYSAALSAIAALRHVDRGGEGQKVDVSLLESLVHNVDAAFEYYNNLDEVPAAGGRNTFSQPDMLYGAAEAADGYVVVALLLYSDRIWEAYCDLLGREDLREEERYRTEEGRLEDASKLSRIFEGWLVEQPADEAVEAMNAAGIPAAHVNDIREAAELDHLAERGTFVDVDHPRYGELTLTDTPLDLSETPPSIRRHAPLLGEHSREVLEEVGYDDATLDRLVEAGVLEQR; via the coding sequence ATGCCACTCTCGGACGTACGCGTCGTCGAGTGCGGACAGGTCATCGCCGGACCGCTGACCGGGACGTTCCTCGGTGACCTCGGGGCCGACGTCGTCAAGGTCGAACCCCACCGCGGCGAACTGTTCCGCACGGACCGTCGACAGCTCGACGGCGAACCGTTCAACCCCGGTTTCGAACTGTACAACCGGAACAAGCGGTCGCTGAGCCTCGACCTGAAGGCCGACGCCGGACAGGAGAGCCTGCACGACCTCGTCGAGGTCGCGGACGTGTTCGTCCAGAACTGGCCCCCCGGCGTCGCCGAGCGCCTCGGGGCGGACTACGAGACGCTCAGCGAGGTCAACGAGGACCTCGTCTACGTCCACGTGACGGGGTTCGGCGAGACGGGGCCGCTGGCGAAGAATCCGGGGATGGACACCGTCGTCCAGCACGTCTCCGGGTTCACGAGCCTGATGGGCGACGGCCTCGACGAGGGGCCGCCGATTCGCTCCCAGTCGTCGCTGGGGGACGTCTACGCGGCGTACAGCGCGGCACTCAGCGCCATCGCCGCGCTCCGCCACGTCGACCGGGGCGGTGAGGGTCAGAAGGTCGACGTCTCGTTGCTCGAATCGCTCGTCCACAACGTCGACGCCGCCTTCGAGTACTACAACAACCTGGACGAGGTGCCCGCCGCGGGCGGCCGGAACACGTTCAGCCAGCCCGACATGCTGTACGGGGCAGCCGAGGCCGCCGACGGCTACGTCGTCGTCGCCCTGCTCCTCTACTCCGACCGCATCTGGGAGGCGTACTGCGACCTGCTCGGCCGCGAGGACCTGCGCGAGGAGGAGCGCTATCGGACAGAGGAGGGGCGACTGGAGGACGCGTCGAAACTGTCGCGCATCTTCGAGGGCTGGCTCGTCGAGCAACCCGCCGACGAGGCCGTCGAGGCGATGAACGCCGCCGGCATCCCGGCCGCACACGTCAACGACATCCGCGAGGCGGCCGAACTGGACCACCTCGCGGAACGGGGGACGTTCGTCGACGTCGACCACCCCCGGTACGGGGAACTGACGCTCACGGACACGCCGCTCGACCTCTCGGAGACGCCCCCGTCCATCCGCCGCCACGCGCCGCTGCTCGGCGAGCACTCGCGCGAGGTCCTCGAAGAGGTGGGGTACGACGACGCGACGCTCGACCGCCTCGTCGAAGCGGGGGTCCTCGAGCAGCGCTAG
- a CDS encoding ABC transporter ATP-binding protein: MHTRHMGIIDVVDLSRSFGGQQAVDDLTMSVDSESITGMIGPNGSGKTTTFNLITGLLQPDSGRVEFRGTDITGWKPYRIANEGLGRTFQQARVFDEMTLEENLRTVETPDDDVDEAVDRWLSFVELDDHRHHYAGNLSGGQQVLLGIARTLMLDPDLILLDEPFAGVNPGLVDDIAALLERLRTEEGKTVLVVDHEIDEISSLCDELVVLVDGHQLLKDEPSVVREDDRVRESYLGL, encoded by the coding sequence ATGCATACGAGACACATGGGCATCATCGATGTCGTCGACCTCAGCAGGTCGTTCGGCGGCCAGCAGGCCGTGGACGACCTGACGATGAGCGTCGACAGCGAGTCGATTACGGGGATGATCGGTCCGAACGGGTCCGGGAAGACCACGACGTTCAACCTCATCACGGGTCTGCTACAACCCGACTCGGGGCGCGTCGAGTTCCGGGGAACGGACATCACGGGCTGGAAACCGTACCGAATCGCCAACGAGGGACTCGGGCGGACGTTCCAGCAGGCACGGGTGTTCGACGAGATGACCCTCGAGGAGAACCTCCGGACCGTCGAGACGCCGGACGACGACGTCGACGAGGCCGTCGACCGGTGGCTGTCGTTCGTCGAACTCGACGACCACCGGCACCACTACGCGGGGAACCTCTCGGGGGGACAGCAGGTGCTGCTCGGCATCGCCCGGACGTTGATGCTCGACCCGGACCTCATCCTGCTCGACGAACCGTTCGCCGGCGTCAACCCCGGCCTCGTCGACGACATCGCCGCCCTGCTCGAACGCCTCCGGACGGAGGAGGGCAAGACGGTGCTCGTCGTGGACCACGAGATCGACGAGATCAGCTCGCTCTGCGACGAACTCGTCGTCCTCGTCGACGGCCACCAGTTGCTGAAAGACGAACCGAGCGTCGTGCGCGAGGACGACCGGGTTCGCGAATCCTACCTCGGACTATGA
- a CDS encoding ABC transporter ATP-binding protein, with translation MTDPLLDVDGVVAGYNEVPVLKDVDLHVDRGEVVGLIGPNGAGKSTVFKTVMGYLSPWEGEIRYDGERVGDVQPSDLVKLGIGYVPQTQNTFPKMDVMENLRMGAYTVDGSAFEERAEDLLELFPRLDERRHQQVRTMSGGEQKMVAVARALIADPDLVLFDEPSAGLMPKYVQQVFDRIGTIREERNLTFLIIEQNVPVLLENTDRTYVLRNGEVVGDGASERFLEGEELGDLYLGGSTSA, from the coding sequence ATGACCGACCCATTACTCGACGTCGACGGAGTCGTAGCGGGCTACAACGAAGTGCCGGTGTTGAAGGACGTCGACCTGCACGTCGACCGCGGCGAGGTGGTCGGTCTCATCGGTCCGAACGGGGCGGGGAAGTCGACCGTGTTCAAGACGGTCATGGGGTACCTCTCGCCGTGGGAGGGAGAGATCCGCTACGACGGTGAACGCGTTGGCGACGTCCAGCCCAGCGACCTGGTGAAACTCGGCATCGGCTACGTCCCCCAGACCCAGAACACGTTCCCGAAGATGGACGTGATGGAGAACCTGCGGATGGGCGCGTACACCGTCGACGGGAGCGCGTTCGAGGAGCGTGCCGAGGACCTCCTGGAGCTGTTCCCGCGGCTCGACGAGCGCCGGCACCAGCAGGTACGCACGATGAGCGGCGGCGAGCAGAAGATGGTCGCCGTCGCGCGGGCGCTCATCGCCGACCCCGACCTCGTCCTGTTCGACGAACCGAGCGCCGGGCTGATGCCCAAGTACGTCCAGCAGGTGTTCGACCGTATCGGTACCATCCGCGAGGAGCGCAACCTCACCTTCCTCATCATCGAGCAGAACGTTCCCGTACTGCTGGAGAACACGGACCGAACGTACGTTCTCCGGAACGGCGAAGTGGTCGGCGACGGTGCCAGCGAGCGCTTCCTGGAGGGCGAGGAACTCGGCGACCTCTACCTCGGCGGGTCGACGTCGGCGTGA
- a CDS encoding ABC transporter substrate-binding protein has translation MPDNHQHTHRGSTSDSDSTRRTFLRATGALGTAGLTGLAGCTALSGGGGGGDSLTIGISVPLSGDFSNLGSIYETAFDAWEQNVEDSGGLDGTSVELRKEDNQSSESQASEIASQFANDEVDYVVNAYSSPLSRAMAPALEDAQIPLITTGSLNYEIHQGFDYMFMFEPPLARKGAGSILSQHDDGKKVAALAVDLGWARLSQKRFVEQVAPDNGLEVVYSATHARETTDFDSFMLRAKQAGAQSFVATNYSHHVVNMVRSMAARNFTPKYVDAQTATAASIGNDLGSLVEGLAAPTMYMQQFDTAGNEEFLETFKSIRSSEEISADYHAALAYGALQTFEGAYANAGSAEGSELQQQMMNSEFETVAGTASFNENGVQDGIPWSLLQWQDTKSKQLVFPEERATGDVTWPKPW, from the coding sequence ATGCCAGACAACCACCAGCATACCCATCGGGGGTCGACGAGCGATAGCGACAGTACTCGACGGACGTTCCTGAGAGCGACCGGCGCGCTCGGGACTGCCGGGCTCACCGGACTCGCGGGCTGTACCGCGTTGAGCGGGGGTGGCGGAGGCGGTGACTCGCTGACCATCGGTATCTCCGTCCCGCTCTCCGGTGACTTCTCGAATCTCGGCTCTATCTACGAGACGGCGTTCGACGCGTGGGAGCAGAACGTCGAGGACAGCGGGGGACTCGACGGGACATCGGTCGAACTGCGGAAGGAGGACAACCAGAGTTCGGAGTCACAGGCGAGCGAGATCGCCAGCCAGTTCGCCAACGACGAGGTCGACTACGTCGTCAACGCCTACTCGTCGCCGCTCAGCCGCGCGATGGCACCCGCTCTCGAGGACGCCCAGATACCGCTCATCACCACCGGCTCGCTGAACTACGAGATCCACCAGGGGTTCGACTACATGTTCATGTTCGAACCGCCGCTCGCCCGGAAGGGCGCGGGCTCCATCCTCTCCCAGCACGACGACGGGAAGAAGGTCGCGGCGCTCGCGGTCGACCTCGGCTGGGCGCGACTGAGCCAGAAGCGGTTCGTCGAACAGGTCGCCCCCGACAACGGGCTCGAGGTCGTCTACTCGGCGACCCACGCGCGCGAGACGACGGACTTCGACTCGTTCATGCTCCGGGCGAAGCAGGCCGGCGCGCAGTCGTTCGTGGCGACGAACTACTCCCACCACGTCGTCAACATGGTCCGGTCGATGGCAGCGCGGAACTTCACGCCGAAGTACGTCGACGCCCAGACCGCGACCGCGGCGAGCATCGGCAACGACCTCGGCTCCCTCGTCGAAGGGCTGGCTGCCCCGACGATGTACATGCAGCAGTTCGACACGGCCGGGAACGAGGAGTTCCTCGAGACGTTCAAGAGCATCCGTTCGAGCGAGGAGATCTCCGCGGACTACCACGCGGCGCTCGCGTACGGGGCGCTCCAGACGTTCGAGGGCGCGTACGCGAACGCCGGGAGTGCCGAGGGGTCGGAGCTCCAGCAACAGATGATGAACTCGGAGTTCGAGACGGTCGCGGGGACGGCGTCGTTCAACGAGAACGGCGTCCAGGACGGCATCCCGTGGAGCCTCCTCCAGTGGCAGGACACCAAGTCGAAGCAACTCGTCTTCCCGGAGGAACGCGCGACAGGCGACGTCACGTGGCCGAAACCCTGGTGA
- a CDS encoding branched-chain amino acid ABC transporter permease, whose product MVDVTIILSLLASGLLLAGVYMLTSMGMALVFGVMEVVNFAHGGLIMAGGYITYWLFTEVGVDPILSLVVVIPAMFAVGYAAQWVFVEHVVGEEDLYSLLLTFGLLLVLESTFRVVFSTETVTIPYLSQGVDVASIGLSLKEVASGGIGFVVTGVLFAFLSRSSLGQAIRATSQAPDLAEASGINAPRIRAITFGVGSLLAGIGGTAYFISYGISPIGGRHLLLIAFVVIVLGGMGSIKGAGVAAVLIGVFQTFAEYYAGSHRALLVMYLGIAVVLLVRPHGLFGEPEDRLHG is encoded by the coding sequence GTGGTCGACGTAACTATCATCCTCTCGTTGCTGGCGAGCGGTCTCCTGCTCGCCGGCGTCTACATGCTCACGTCGATGGGAATGGCGCTCGTGTTCGGCGTGATGGAGGTCGTCAACTTCGCGCACGGCGGCCTCATCATGGCCGGCGGCTACATCACCTACTGGCTGTTCACCGAAGTCGGCGTCGACCCCATACTGAGCCTCGTCGTCGTCATCCCGGCGATGTTCGCCGTCGGGTACGCCGCCCAGTGGGTGTTCGTCGAACACGTCGTCGGCGAAGAAGACCTCTACAGTCTGTTGCTGACGTTCGGGCTGTTGCTGGTGCTCGAGTCGACGTTCCGCGTCGTCTTCTCGACGGAGACGGTGACCATCCCCTACCTCTCGCAGGGCGTCGACGTCGCCTCCATCGGGCTGTCGCTGAAGGAGGTCGCCTCGGGCGGCATCGGGTTCGTCGTCACGGGCGTGCTGTTCGCGTTCCTCTCCCGGAGCTCCCTCGGGCAGGCCATCCGCGCGACGAGTCAGGCTCCCGACCTCGCGGAGGCCTCGGGCATCAACGCGCCACGTATCCGTGCCATCACGTTCGGCGTCGGCTCGTTGCTGGCCGGCATCGGCGGGACGGCGTACTTCATCTCCTACGGTATCAGTCCCATCGGTGGTCGCCACCTGCTGCTCATCGCGTTCGTCGTCATCGTCCTCGGCGGCATGGGGAGCATCAAGGGTGCGGGCGTCGCCGCCGTCCTCATCGGCGTGTTCCAGACGTTCGCGGAGTACTACGCCGGCTCGCACCGGGCGCTCCTCGTCATGTACCTCGGTATCGCCGTCGTCCTGCTCGTGCGCCCGCACGGACTGTTCGGTGAACCGGAGGACCGACTCCATGGTTGA
- a CDS encoding branched-chain amino acid ABC transporter permease, whose protein sequence is MVDLPPIDDRRTFYGIIVVAALVLATGPVSLTPYGMKVVYFLFMYAALAYAWNFLSGYTGYGTFGPFAFIGLGAYATAVQVVYLNLAWPLALVGTTAFVAVFALVLGVILLRISGIYFAIATLLVAEGLRQGVLIETTYLKGSIGLNVAPLTNTEAYFAFMVLAFACLVLTYETATSRFGLRMLAVREDEQALSTIGVNPLRYKLSAFVVHGVLTGLAGSLYALSLGFLFPSTVFSISMTITLILLVVLGGIGTVWGPALGALILIPTQEILTQNVSDYHMLAFGVVLIVLILLMPEGLVNELQERGYLPRSRGV, encoded by the coding sequence ATGGTTGACCTGCCGCCCATCGACGACCGACGGACCTTCTACGGTATCATCGTCGTCGCCGCGCTGGTGCTGGCCACCGGTCCCGTCAGTCTCACCCCCTACGGGATGAAGGTCGTCTACTTCCTGTTCATGTACGCGGCGCTCGCGTACGCCTGGAACTTCCTCTCGGGGTACACGGGGTACGGAACGTTCGGCCCGTTCGCGTTCATCGGACTGGGGGCGTACGCCACGGCCGTCCAGGTCGTCTACCTCAACCTGGCGTGGCCGCTCGCGCTCGTCGGCACCACCGCCTTCGTGGCGGTGTTCGCGCTCGTCCTCGGGGTCATCCTGCTCCGGATATCGGGCATCTACTTCGCCATCGCGACGCTGCTCGTCGCCGAGGGACTCAGACAGGGCGTGCTCATCGAGACGACGTACCTGAAGGGCTCCATCGGCCTGAACGTGGCGCCGCTGACGAACACGGAGGCGTACTTCGCGTTCATGGTGCTCGCGTTCGCCTGTCTCGTGCTGACCTACGAGACGGCGACCTCGCGGTTCGGGCTGCGGATGCTCGCCGTCCGCGAGGACGAACAGGCGCTGTCGACCATCGGGGTCAACCCCCTCCGGTACAAGCTCTCGGCGTTCGTCGTCCACGGCGTGCTCACCGGGCTCGCGGGGAGCCTCTACGCCCTCTCGCTGGGCTTTCTCTTCCCGAGCACGGTGTTCAGCATCTCGATGACCATCACGCTCATCCTGCTGGTCGTCCTGGGCGGCATCGGGACGGTCTGGGGGCCGGCGCTCGGCGCGCTCATCCTCATCCCGACCCAGGAGATACTCACGCAGAACGTCTCGGACTACCACATGCTCGCGTTCGGCGTGGTGCTCATCGTGCTCATCCTCCTCATGCCCGAGGGACTGGTGAACGAACTCCAGGAGCGCGGGTACCTTCCCCGGTCGCGGGGGGTCTGA
- a CDS encoding CaiB/BaiF CoA transferase family protein: MQPLDDVVVVDASQALVGPFATQTFGDMGAEVIKIERPGTGDLTRDFAPAYGDLSAYFVSLNRNKQSITLDLASEEGRDVLHDLVAEADVFVQNFGPGVAERLDADYDTLADLNEDLIYTDVSGYGDDSPHGDRKSFDIVLQGESGIMSVTGSEDQPARVGISISDVSAAMTATYATLTALYHRERTGEGQYIDIALLDTSFQWLLYHVTNFFATGETPQRMGTRHPNLTPYQALETADDWVVVGVITEAHWPSFCEALDHEEWLELDRFETFTDRVENREEFDALLDDIFAEKTTAEWVERLRQHDVPCTPLNSVADIAESEHVEAREMVAEMDHPDLGTFRAPGNPVNFSTLETDTSQAPPTLGQHTETVLGALGYDDDDIADLADRNVI, translated from the coding sequence ATGCAACCACTCGACGATGTCGTCGTCGTAGATGCATCACAGGCGCTCGTCGGCCCGTTCGCGACCCAGACGTTCGGCGATATGGGTGCGGAGGTCATCAAGATCGAACGTCCGGGGACGGGCGACCTGACGCGCGACTTCGCGCCCGCCTACGGCGACCTGTCGGCGTACTTCGTGAGCCTCAACCGGAACAAGCAGTCCATCACGCTCGACCTCGCGTCCGAGGAGGGCCGCGACGTCCTGCACGACCTGGTCGCGGAGGCGGACGTGTTCGTCCAGAACTTCGGGCCGGGCGTCGCCGAGCGACTCGACGCCGACTACGACACGCTCGCCGACCTGAACGAGGACCTGATTTACACCGACGTCTCGGGCTACGGCGACGACAGTCCGCACGGCGACCGGAAGTCCTTCGACATCGTCCTCCAGGGCGAGTCGGGCATCATGTCCGTCACGGGCAGCGAGGACCAGCCCGCCCGCGTGGGCATCTCCATCAGCGACGTCTCGGCGGCGATGACCGCGACGTACGCGACGCTCACGGCGCTCTACCACCGCGAGCGGACCGGCGAGGGACAGTACATCGACATCGCCCTGCTCGACACGAGCTTCCAGTGGCTCCTCTACCACGTCACGAACTTCTTCGCGACCGGCGAGACGCCGCAGCGAATGGGGACGCGCCACCCGAACCTGACGCCGTACCAGGCGCTCGAGACGGCGGACGACTGGGTCGTCGTCGGCGTCATCACCGAGGCGCACTGGCCGTCGTTCTGCGAGGCCCTCGACCACGAAGAGTGGCTGGAACTCGACCGCTTCGAGACGTTCACCGACCGGGTGGAGAACCGCGAGGAGTTCGACGCGCTCCTCGACGACATCTTCGCCGAGAAGACGACCGCGGAGTGGGTCGAGCGCCTCCGTCAGCACGACGTCCCCTGCACGCCCCTCAACTCGGTCGCGGACATCGCCGAGTCCGAGCACGTCGAGGCCCGAGAGATGGTCGCCGAGATGGACCACCCCGACCTGGGGACGTTCCGGGCACCCGGCAACCCGGTGAACTTCTCGACGCTGGAGACGGACACCTCGCAGGCACCACCGACGCTCGGCCAGCACACCGAGACCGTCCTCGGTGCGCTCGGGTACGACGACGACGACATCGCCGACCTCGCCGACCGGAACGTCATTTGA
- a CDS encoding acyl-CoA dehydrogenase family protein — protein sequence MLALNEEQRMLVETLSDLAENEFAERAFEWGDETPWENIETLAERGFLGVNIGTEYGGGGMTELAAILTIEAVGRVCPDTAQYIYEQQMVAPRAIEMFGSEDLKERYLPGVTSGETCVAVGISEPEAGSDVAAMNTTAEPASADADGDALVVDGEKTWVSSVRDADAVLLWVKFPEGLGTLVVDFDSDGVEVGEHFTNMAGHTQSQFFLNDVHVPEANVLARGEDAFVKQLQALNWERLGSSALANALARNGLERALDYAGDRNQFGQPIADFQGIEWKFADMTKRLQASRALTFSAAQSAVDAGRIPARMETSVAKLYASETVERVVSEALQVFGANGYQRGHPLEYLYRMARGRRIAAGTDEIQKNQIARVLKRDGFPSIT from the coding sequence ATGCTCGCACTGAACGAGGAGCAGCGGATGCTGGTCGAGACGCTCTCGGACCTCGCGGAGAACGAGTTCGCGGAGCGCGCCTTCGAGTGGGGCGACGAGACGCCGTGGGAGAACATCGAGACGCTCGCCGAGCGGGGCTTCCTCGGCGTCAACATCGGCACGGAGTACGGCGGCGGGGGCATGACCGAACTGGCGGCCATCCTCACCATCGAGGCTGTCGGGCGCGTCTGTCCGGACACGGCGCAGTACATCTACGAGCAGCAGATGGTCGCGCCGCGAGCCATCGAGATGTTCGGGAGCGAGGACCTCAAAGAGCGCTACCTGCCGGGCGTCACCAGCGGCGAGACGTGTGTCGCGGTCGGCATCAGCGAACCCGAGGCCGGCAGCGACGTCGCCGCGATGAACACCACCGCCGAACCCGCCAGCGCGGACGCGGACGGCGACGCACTGGTCGTCGACGGCGAGAAGACGTGGGTGTCGAGCGTCCGGGACGCCGACGCGGTACTCCTCTGGGTGAAGTTCCCGGAGGGACTCGGGACGCTCGTGGTCGACTTCGACAGCGACGGCGTCGAGGTCGGCGAACACTTCACCAACATGGCCGGTCACACCCAGTCGCAGTTCTTCCTGAACGACGTGCACGTCCCCGAGGCGAACGTGCTCGCTCGCGGCGAGGACGCGTTCGTGAAGCAACTCCAGGCGCTGAACTGGGAGCGCCTGGGGTCGAGTGCGCTCGCCAACGCCCTCGCCCGGAACGGGCTGGAACGGGCGCTCGACTACGCCGGCGACCGGAACCAGTTCGGCCAGCCCATCGCCGACTTCCAGGGCATCGAGTGGAAGTTCGCGGACATGACCAAGCGACTGCAGGCCTCGCGTGCGCTCACCTTCTCCGCCGCGCAGTCGGCCGTCGACGCCGGACGCATCCCCGCTCGGATGGAGACGTCGGTCGCGAAGCTCTACGCGTCGGAGACGGTCGAGCGTGTCGTCAGCGAGGCGCTGCAGGTGTTCGGCGCGAACGGCTACCAGCGGGGCCACCCGCTGGAGTACCTCTACCGCATGGCGCGGGGTCGTCGTATCGCGGCCGGCACCGACGAGATACAGAAGAACCAGATCGCGCGCGTCCTGAAGCGCGACGGGTTCCCGTCCATCACGTGA